One Streptosporangium becharense genomic window, CCGAAGAAGGGGGCCGCGCTGCGCCGACGGCGCCAGGCGCTCGGGTTGACCCAGGAGAAGCTGGGCGAGCTGGCAGGACTCAGCGGCACTGCCGTGAGCAACTGTGAGACCGGGCGCCTCAGTGTGCTCAGCTCTTCATGGGGCCAGCTTCTCCGAGCCCTCGATGCTGCGGAGAAGGCCCGGTCATGACCAGATCCAGACTCGCCACGCAGCCGTATGAGCCCAGCTCCGGCCGTGGTGAGACCCGCCCGCCGCTCACCCTCGGGCGGCCGGGCGGGAAGCCCGGCGGCGGCACCGCGCCACCGCCGCCGGGCCGTGCCCGCCTCGCCCTTTCTGGGGGGTGGGGGCGAGGCGGGCACCCATGCGTCCAGGCCCGGGTGCTGGGGGGTCCCGGGCTTGGACCCACGCCCCCGGCCGGATGGCGTGCGCGACGCCACCCGGCCGGGCCGGGGTTCCGCCGCGGCTCGGGGGCCGTGGCGGAACCCCCCTACACCAGGGAGGCCAGATGAGACAGCGTGACCGCTTCGGCGCATGGGGTCTCGACAGTCCCCGGGGAGAGACCTGGCGGGAGCGGGCCGTCTGCAAGTACGTCGAGGATCCCGACATCTTCTTCCCCGCCTTCGACGACATGCGGGGTGGCGCGGGAGCTGAAAGACGCGCCTACGCCAAGCCTCGGCAGGTGTGCGCCCGATGCCCGGTCTGGAGGCAGTGCCGCGCTTACGCCATCGAACGAGGCGAGCGGTACGGCATGTGGGGAGGGCTGACCCCCCGGCAGATCCGCCGCGAGCACGAAGGCCGTGCAGCAGAGCGAGGCGGGATGGACGAGTACGACCGTCGCGGCCGGGACCTGGCCACCGAACGTCTGCGCCCGGATCGCAAGCCTCCCACCAGGGGTGAACTGCTGACTGGGCTGATCACCGCATTGCACCGGCTGTACTCGACGCCGCCGGACGGGAGAGGCGAATGAGGGTCTCCGTGGACGCCATCACGCTCGGCGAGCGGGACCGTACGGACCTCGGCGACCTGGACGAACTCGCGGACTCCATCGCCGCCGTGGGCCTGCTTCACCCGGTTGTCATCACCGAGGCCCGGGAGCTGGTCGCAGGCGGCCGGCGCCTGGCGGCGGTGCGC contains:
- a CDS encoding helix-turn-helix domain-containing protein; the encoded protein is MSEPEGLRLTVTWEFTGRPSVEKVLGFVERWTAGQVGVDIPELRPIQVRAVDVQLNAEAIHQPKKGAALRRRRQALGLTQEKLGELAGLSGTAVSNCETGRLSVLSSSWGQLLRALDAAEKARS
- a CDS encoding WhiB family transcriptional regulator, yielding MRQRDRFGAWGLDSPRGETWRERAVCKYVEDPDIFFPAFDDMRGGAGAERRAYAKPRQVCARCPVWRQCRAYAIERGERYGMWGGLTPRQIRREHEGRAAERGGMDEYDRRGRDLATERLRPDRKPPTRGELLTGLITALHRLYSTPPDGRGE